One window from the genome of Amaranthus tricolor cultivar Red isolate AtriRed21 chromosome 9, ASM2621246v1, whole genome shotgun sequence encodes:
- the LOC130824051 gene encoding uncharacterized protein LOC130824051 has translation MDESSASGGGRGKNKRFWTAQEDKALVEALSELAVDPHWRCENGFRSGYMVRLEELIGKALPGCGLKALPHIDSRLKTLVAKFRAISQMLNTSGFVWDDEKKMISVDRAVYDEYCKNHPNCKNLFGVSFPHFHELMNVYGKDYATGKPAEDYVEAIQNLQNVAPPQVTLDSSDDEGIDASGNATQTVTSPPAKKMKTEKTSNKRSKRGNAGEGSSNELASLQAFMKDMNVHLSTMANVMARTDDREQKVVEQTEKVLEELLSFNLEGVTPNQVFEVANILTSQPNKLLIFSKCPDALKSDDVKSLLGGNSNA, from the exons ATGGATGAAAGTAGTGCTAGTGGAGGTGGAAGGGGAAAAAACAAACGATTTTGGACTGCCCAAGAAGATAAGGCTCTTGTGGAAGCCTTGTCAGAGTTAGCTGTTGATCCTCACTGGAGGTGTGAAAATGGATTTAGAAGCGGCTACATGGTTCGCTTAGAGGAGCTCATAGGTAAGGCTCTTCCTGGTTGTGGTTTGAAGGCTCTGCCACACATTGATTCTCGACTTAAGACACTTGTAGCCAAGTTTAGGgctatttctcaaatgttaaataCAAGTGGATTCGTCtgggatgatgaaaaaaaaatgatttctgTAGATCGGGCTGTTTATGACGAGTATTGCAAG AATCATCCGAATTGCAAAAACCTGTTTGGAGTTTCATTTCCGCACTTTCATGAACTAATGAATGTTTACGGCAAGGATTACGCTACCGGAAAACCAGCTGAAGATTATGTTGAAGCAATACAGAATTTGCAAAACGTTGCCCCTCCACAAGTTACacttgattcaagtgatgatgagggAATTGATGCTAGTGGTAATGCCACTCAAACTGTTACTTCTCCTCCtgctaaaaaaatgaaaactgaAAAAACTTCTAATAAAAGAAGTAAGAGAGGAAATGCTGGTGAAGGTAGTTCTAATGAGTTGGCTAGCTTACAAGCATTCATGAAAGACATGAATGTTCATCTTTCAACTATGGCAAATGTGATGGCCCGCACTGATGATCGTGAGCAAAAAGTAGTTGAACAGACTGAGAAAGTGTTAGAGGAACTACTATCTTTTAATTTAGAAGGTGTAACTCCTAACCAAGTTTTTGAAGTGGCTAACATTCTAACCTCACAACCAAACAAGCTCCTCATATTTTCAAAGTGTCCCGACGCTTTGAAAAGTGATGATGTTAAGAGTCTTCTTGGAGGAAATAGTAATGCTTAG